One genomic window of Aliiroseovarius sp. M344 includes the following:
- the glcE gene encoding glycolate oxidase subunit GlcE produces the protein MTPATEAELAEFIAAANGPLRVRGGGTRDIGAPVDGADVSTTGLNGVSLYEPGALTMVARAGTSLAEIETLLASEGQRLAFEPGDMRALLGTNGASTIGGVIATNASGPRRIQVGAARDFCLGVRFVDGQGHVLKNGGRVMKNVTGYDLVKLMTGSWGMLGILTEVSLKVLAIPETEATLVCEGQSAATAVASMAAALGSPFDVTGAAQMNGQTMIRLEGLEQSVAYRAKALQDSVLKGFDVVEGAASAALWSDLRDVKPFAGKDGAVWRISVKPSDGPALVRELGALSPDAIFDWGGGLVWLRVADEGDAGAQMIREDLSHIGGHATLVRASAATRASVPVFHPEPAPIANLTQGLRARFDPRGILNPGLMGA, from the coding sequence ATGACCCCGGCTACAGAAGCAGAGCTTGCCGAATTCATTGCCGCGGCGAACGGCCCCCTGCGGGTGCGTGGTGGCGGCACCCGCGACATCGGCGCCCCGGTTGACGGGGCTGACGTATCGACGACCGGTCTGAACGGCGTGTCCCTTTACGAGCCCGGGGCGCTGACGATGGTTGCCCGCGCTGGCACGTCTTTGGCCGAGATCGAAACCCTTTTGGCGTCCGAAGGTCAGCGGCTGGCGTTTGAGCCCGGCGACATGCGCGCGCTGTTAGGCACAAATGGTGCGTCGACTATTGGCGGCGTGATCGCCACGAATGCCTCTGGCCCGCGCCGCATTCAGGTTGGCGCGGCCCGCGATTTCTGTCTTGGCGTCCGCTTCGTGGATGGGCAAGGGCACGTTTTGAAAAATGGCGGGCGCGTGATGAAGAACGTGACCGGCTATGATCTGGTGAAGCTGATGACCGGAAGCTGGGGCATGCTGGGCATCCTGACCGAGGTAAGCCTGAAGGTCCTCGCCATTCCGGAAACAGAAGCGACGCTGGTCTGTGAAGGCCAATCAGCCGCAACCGCCGTGGCTTCTATGGCCGCAGCCCTTGGATCTCCCTTTGACGTGACCGGCGCGGCCCAGATGAACGGGCAGACAATGATCCGGTTAGAGGGTTTGGAACAATCTGTCGCCTATCGGGCCAAAGCGCTGCAAGACAGTGTTTTGAAGGGGTTCGATGTGGTCGAAGGTGCTGCATCTGCGGCCCTTTGGTCCGATCTGCGCGACGTTAAGCCCTTTGCGGGGAAAGACGGAGCGGTCTGGCGTATTTCCGTGAAACCATCAGACGGTCCGGCCCTTGTCCGGGAACTGGGTGCCTTGTCGCCCGACGCGATATTTGACTGGGGCGGCGGCTTGGTTTGGTTGCGCGTGGCGGACGAAGGCGACGCAGGCGCACAGATGATCCGCGAGGACCTGAGCCATATTGGAGGCCATGCCACTTTGGTGCGGGCCAGTGCCGCAACCCGCGCGTCCGTGCCAGTGTTCCACCCGGAACCGGCGCCCATCGCGAACCTGACCCAAGGCCTGCGCGCGAGATTTGACCCGCGCGGCATTCTGAACCCCGGCCTGATGGGAGCCTGA
- a CDS encoding FAD-linked oxidase C-terminal domain-containing protein: MQMPTPDAAILARKDQIVKRLQSVLPKGAVVHDPFETRVYECDALTAYKCPPLCAVLPATTAEVSAVMRVCHEEGVPVVPRGAGTSLAGGALPTADSVILGVARLNDVIETDYANRIIRVQSGRTNLSVTGAVEEEGFFYAPDPSSQLACAIAGNIAMNSGGAHCLKYGVTTNNLMGVTMVMADGEVVEIGGSHLDAGGLDLLGLICGSEGQLGVVTEATLRILAKPEGARPVLVGFDSNEVAGACVSDIIKSGILPVAIEFMDRPCIRATEAFAGAGYPDCEALLIIEVEGSDAEIDDQLSRIVKIARAHNPVEIRESTSAEESAKIWLGRKSAFGAMGQINDYMCLDGTIPVSELPLVLRRIGEMSKDYGLDVGNVFHAGDGNMHPLILFDANKPGDLEKCEAFGADILKLCVEVGGCLTGEHGVGVEKRDLMISQYNQSDLEIQLAVKDVFDPNWLLNPAKVFPLSTTETRRAS, encoded by the coding sequence ATGCAAATGCCAACCCCCGATGCCGCGATCCTTGCACGCAAGGACCAGATCGTAAAACGCCTGCAATCGGTGTTGCCAAAGGGTGCGGTGGTGCACGACCCGTTCGAGACGCGCGTTTATGAATGCGACGCGCTGACGGCCTACAAATGCCCGCCACTTTGCGCGGTATTGCCTGCGACCACGGCGGAAGTCTCGGCCGTCATGCGTGTCTGTCACGAAGAAGGCGTGCCAGTTGTGCCGCGCGGGGCAGGCACATCGCTGGCAGGCGGCGCGCTTCCGACCGCCGACAGCGTGATCCTTGGGGTGGCCCGTCTTAATGATGTAATCGAAACCGACTACGCCAACCGGATCATTCGCGTGCAGTCGGGCCGCACTAATTTATCGGTCACCGGCGCGGTCGAGGAAGAGGGGTTCTTTTATGCGCCCGACCCATCCTCGCAACTGGCCTGTGCGATTGCTGGCAACATCGCGATGAATTCGGGCGGGGCGCATTGCCTGAAATACGGCGTTACCACCAACAACCTGATGGGCGTGACCATGGTCATGGCTGACGGCGAGGTGGTCGAGATCGGCGGCAGCCATCTGGATGCGGGCGGGTTGGACCTTTTGGGTCTGATCTGCGGCTCGGAAGGTCAGTTGGGCGTCGTGACCGAAGCGACCTTGCGCATTCTTGCCAAACCCGAAGGCGCGCGCCCCGTGCTTGTGGGTTTTGATTCAAACGAAGTCGCAGGCGCGTGTGTTTCTGACATCATCAAATCCGGCATCCTGCCCGTTGCGATCGAGTTCATGGATCGCCCTTGCATCCGCGCGACTGAAGCGTTTGCAGGTGCGGGATACCCTGATTGCGAGGCGCTGTTGATCATCGAGGTCGAAGGCTCGGACGCCGAGATCGACGATCAATTGTCGCGCATCGTCAAGATTGCGCGGGCCCACAATCCGGTTGAGATACGCGAAAGTACTTCGGCCGAGGAAAGCGCGAAAATCTGGCTGGGACGAAAGTCGGCCTTCGGTGCAATGGGGCAGATCAACGATTACATGTGTCTGGACGGCACGATCCCGGTGTCTGAGCTGCCCTTGGTGCTGCGGCGCATCGGCGAGATGTCGAAAGACTATGGGCTGGACGTGGGCAACGTCTTTCACGCGGGTGACGGAAACATGCACCCACTGATCCTGTTTGATGCCAACAAACCCGGCGACCTTGAGAAATGCGAAGCGTTCGGCGCGGATATTCTGAAGCTGTGCGTTGAGGTGGGCGGCTGTCTGACCGGTGAACATGGCGTTGGGGTGGAAAAAAGAGACCTAATGATTTCACAATACAACCAAAGTGATCTGGAGATCCAGTTGGCGGTGAAAGACGTGTTCGATCCGAACTGGCTTTTGAACCCGGCGAAAGTCTTTCCTTTGTCCACTACGGAAACAAGGCGCGCGTCATGA
- a CDS encoding DUF599 domain-containing protein, with the protein MSLTERLSLFSLLDGVAVCLIILGWAMIGWLIENASSAKPAVSGIVAQYRRDWMEQFVTREPRIFDSAILSTLRQGASFFASASMIAIGGGMALLGNTERLRGVAQDLTLSSAPELVWEVKILLVVLFLANAFLKFVWSHRLFGYCAVVMASVPNDPSDPTALPRARKAGEINITAARSFNRGLRSVYFALGSLAWLLGPVSLIVATFLTVSVLWRREFASHSRTVLLRSDSD; encoded by the coding sequence ATGTCCCTGACTGAACGCCTTTCCTTATTTTCGCTGTTGGACGGCGTGGCCGTGTGCTTGATCATTCTGGGCTGGGCCATGATTGGCTGGTTGATCGAGAACGCGTCATCCGCAAAGCCCGCTGTCTCTGGCATCGTCGCGCAATACAGGCGCGACTGGATGGAACAGTTTGTCACGCGAGAGCCCAGAATTTTTGACAGCGCCATTTTGTCGACACTGCGACAGGGGGCCAGCTTTTTTGCATCAGCTTCGATGATCGCGATTGGCGGCGGCATGGCGTTGCTGGGCAACACGGAACGTCTGCGGGGTGTCGCGCAAGACCTGACGCTCAGCAGCGCGCCCGAACTGGTGTGGGAGGTCAAGATCCTGCTGGTCGTGCTGTTTCTGGCCAATGCTTTTCTGAAATTTGTCTGGTCACACCGGCTGTTTGGCTATTGCGCGGTTGTCATGGCCTCTGTGCCCAATGATCCCAGCGATCCAACGGCCCTGCCCCGCGCACGCAAGGCGGGCGAGATCAACATCACCGCCGCCCGCAGCTTCAACAGAGGCCTGCGTTCGGTCTATTTTGCATTGGGTTCGCTTGCGTGGTTGCTGGGGCCGGTCAGCCTGATCGTCGCGACCTTCTTGACGGTATCAGTGTTGTGGCGGCGCGAATTTGCGTCTCATTCGCGAACGGTGTTGTTGCGCAGCGACAGCGATTAA